From Verrucomicrobiia bacterium, one genomic window encodes:
- a CDS encoding lysophospholipid acyltransferase family protein, with the protein MTFLYYLQSLLARALVASAGRLPLNALEWITRRAGDLSCLFMPKRRGVAAANIDKAFGSSLSDAQKKNLVRAAFQHAALSIAELFLVRRIAARAREHFSLMGNEVLEKAFARGNGVVLVISHIGSWEYLSFLPFLTGQRWSVVVKHIKNPFMNREIDALRRVMTVTPILKNNSTRKVLQELKEDHGVAILIDQWAGPEGIWSPLFGAETSTTSIPARLAKRTGCALVPAYCVRTAPWKYEIQIHPEVPVQEPEGDWETATTRELDRLLERQILKYPEQWMWGHRRWKDKPSSLRA; encoded by the coding sequence TTGACGTTCCTTTACTACCTGCAATCCCTGCTCGCGAGAGCGCTGGTGGCATCCGCCGGAAGGCTTCCTTTGAATGCCCTCGAGTGGATCACGCGCCGCGCCGGTGATTTATCCTGCCTTTTCATGCCGAAGCGAAGGGGAGTGGCTGCGGCGAACATCGACAAAGCCTTCGGCAGCAGCCTCTCGGATGCGCAGAAAAAAAATCTCGTGCGCGCCGCATTCCAGCACGCGGCGCTTTCCATTGCCGAGCTGTTTCTGGTCCGGAGAATCGCGGCGCGCGCCCGGGAACATTTTTCGCTCATGGGCAATGAAGTCCTGGAAAAGGCCTTTGCGCGGGGGAACGGCGTGGTGCTCGTCATTTCCCACATCGGTTCCTGGGAATATTTGTCGTTCCTGCCTTTCCTGACCGGCCAGCGCTGGTCGGTCGTGGTGAAGCACATCAAGAACCCGTTCATGAACCGCGAAATCGACGCGCTGCGGCGCGTGATGACCGTCACGCCGATCCTGAAAAATAATTCCACCCGCAAGGTGCTGCAGGAACTGAAAGAAGACCACGGCGTGGCCATCCTGATCGACCAGTGGGCGGGGCCGGAAGGAATCTGGAGCCCGCTTTTCGGCGCGGAGACTTCCACGACGTCGATTCCCGCGCGCCTTGCGAAGCGGACCGGATGCGCTCTCGTGCCCGCGTATTGCGTCCGTACCGCGCCGTGGAAATACGAGATCCAGATTCATCCGGAAGTTCCGGTCCAGGAGCCGGAGGGCGATTGGGAAACCGCGACGACGCGCGAGCTGGACCGCCTTCTCGAGCGCCAAATCCTCAAATATCCGGAGCAATGGATGTGGGGACACCGGCGCTGGAAAGACAAGCCTTCTTCTTTGAGGGCGTAA
- the otsB gene encoding trehalose-phosphatase, translated as MQDLLEKWAEIKPRIRGKKIVLFLDYDGTLTPIVKNPKKARISREQRRLIRETSLEPFIEVAVVSGRELGDVKKRIGIPRLMVAGNHGLELEGPKVRYVNSGADALRPVMKDLARDLQKKLGNVPGLWIEDKKLTLSVHFRKVRAAEVAKIKKRFSEIFRQWRRRHRIVLTEGKKVWEIRPAVSWDKACIVKWLLKRFKAGSGVAPIYIGDDATDEAAFRTIRGNGLAVRVSKTSGKPTAARFRLKSPSEVYRFLERLKNIKAGA; from the coding sequence ATGCAGGACTTGCTGGAAAAATGGGCGGAGATCAAGCCGCGCATCCGGGGCAAGAAGATCGTCCTTTTCCTGGATTATGACGGCACGCTCACGCCGATCGTCAAGAATCCGAAAAAAGCCCGCATCTCCCGCGAGCAGCGCAGGCTGATCCGCGAGACTTCGCTCGAGCCGTTCATCGAAGTGGCCGTGGTCAGCGGCCGCGAGCTCGGCGACGTGAAAAAAAGAATCGGGATTCCCCGGCTTATGGTCGCGGGCAATCACGGCCTCGAGCTGGAAGGCCCGAAAGTCCGCTATGTGAATTCCGGCGCCGACGCGCTGCGCCCGGTCATGAAAGACCTGGCCCGGGATCTGCAAAAAAAACTCGGGAACGTTCCCGGCCTCTGGATCGAAGATAAAAAGCTGACGCTCAGCGTGCATTTCCGCAAGGTCCGGGCCGCGGAGGTCGCCAAAATTAAAAAGCGGTTCTCGGAAATTTTCCGTCAGTGGCGCCGCCGGCACCGGATCGTGCTGACCGAAGGCAAGAAAGTCTGGGAGATCCGGCCCGCGGTTTCATGGGATAAAGCCTGCATCGTCAAATGGCTGCTGAAGCGTTTCAAGGCCGGAAGCGGCGTGGCCCCAATCTACATCGGCGATGACGCGACGGATGAGGCCGCGTTCAGGACCATCCGCGGCAATGGGCTCGCGGTGCGGGTCTCGAAAACCTCCGGAAAGCCGACTGCGGCGCGCTTCCGCCTCAAATCGCCGTCGGAAGTTTACCGTTTTTTGGAACGCCTGAAGAACATCAAAGCCGGCGCCTGA
- a CDS encoding LysR family transcriptional regulator, translating into MLPFNFHHLYYFYTIANEGSISRASKYLRVSQPALSSQLKKFESNMELDLFHREGKSLVLSDQGRMVMAYAKTIFDAGQELYDCLRNVSKNGRIHVRIGVATFSPKACTTSLVNFFLDKEPQAHITLEENKLDVLAEKLNDHVLDIVISDVPFAARAGSSIQNKIVAHVPILFCAHKEIARKIKKLPAGLNGIPLILPPSMSPIHGAVQEYLVMHNLKPHLRAEIEDPEVIGRMLAARKGVSALNCYTLFQSPWKEELVPIGPPLEIEDTIFLITKKRKASHPLLQHTLENFTLKLPSRCRF; encoded by the coding sequence ATGCTGCCCTTCAACTTTCATCATCTCTATTATTTTTATACGATCGCCAACGAAGGCTCGATCTCAAGGGCTTCGAAATACCTTCGCGTGTCCCAGCCCGCGCTCAGCTCGCAGCTCAAGAAATTCGAAAGCAACATGGAGCTGGACCTCTTCCACCGCGAAGGAAAATCGCTCGTTCTTTCGGACCAGGGCCGCATGGTCATGGCGTACGCGAAAACGATTTTCGATGCCGGGCAGGAGCTGTATGATTGCCTCAGGAACGTGTCGAAGAACGGGAGAATTCATGTACGGATCGGCGTCGCCACGTTTTCGCCTAAGGCCTGCACCACGTCGCTCGTGAATTTTTTTCTGGATAAGGAGCCGCAGGCCCACATCACGCTGGAAGAAAACAAGCTGGACGTCCTGGCCGAAAAACTGAACGATCACGTGCTCGACATCGTCATTTCCGACGTGCCCTTCGCGGCCCGCGCGGGAAGCTCGATCCAGAACAAAATCGTGGCACACGTGCCGATCTTGTTCTGCGCGCACAAGGAAATCGCGCGCAAAATAAAGAAGCTCCCGGCCGGCTTGAATGGCATCCCGCTCATCCTGCCGCCCAGCATGTCGCCCATTCACGGGGCCGTGCAGGAATACCTGGTCATGCACAACTTGAAGCCCCACCTGAGGGCGGAGATCGAAGATCCGGAAGTCATCGGCAGGATGCTCGCCGCCAGAAAAGGGGTTTCGGCGTTGAACTGCTACACTCTCTTCCAGTCGCCCTGGAAGGAAGAACTCGTGCCGATCGGCCCGCCGCTCGAGATCGAAGACACGATTTTCCTGATTACGAAAAAAAGAAAAGCGTCCCACCCCCTCCTGCAGCATACCCTCGAAAACTTCACGCTTAAGCTGCCGTCACGCTGCCGTTTTTAG
- the treS gene encoding maltose alpha-D-glucosyltransferase, producing the protein MENDPLWYKDAIIYELHVRSFFDSNGDGIGDFQGLIQKLDYLQGLGVDCLWLLPFYQSPLMDDGYDISDYRKILPEYGSFKDFREFVREAHKRGIRVLIELVMNHTSEQHAWFQKARASAKAAERDYYVWTDDPKKFKEARIIFTDTESSNWSWDEKAKKYYWHRFFSHQPDLNFDHAAVRRAMFQVLTFWMKTGVDGFRLDAVPYLFEREGTNCENLQETHAYLKAVRAKMDKDFPGRVLLAEANQWPADVRPYFGGGDECHMAFHFPLMPRLFMAIRKEDRTPVVDIIKQTPEIPENCQWAIFLRNHDELTLEMVTHEERDYMYKEYATDPKAKLNLGIRRRLAPLMNNGRRQLELLNSILFSFPGTPVVYYGDEIGMGDNIYLGDRNGVRTPMQWSGERNGGFSSADAARLYAPLIVDPVYGYQAVNMEAQKRTSTSYLSWMKRLINVRKKHKAFSRGGMEFLDSKNTKILAYVRAYGDEILLIVNNLSRFVQPVELNLARYKDHVPVELMGNVSFPPIGELPYFLTFAPHGFYWFRLVPPGAAA; encoded by the coding sequence ATGGAAAACGACCCTTTGTGGTACAAAGACGCGATCATCTACGAGCTTCACGTCCGTTCGTTTTTTGATTCGAACGGGGACGGCATCGGCGATTTTCAGGGGCTGATTCAGAAGCTCGATTATCTCCAGGGGCTGGGCGTCGACTGCCTCTGGCTCCTTCCTTTCTACCAGTCGCCGCTCATGGACGACGGCTACGACATCTCCGACTATCGCAAGATCCTTCCGGAATACGGATCCTTCAAGGATTTCCGGGAATTCGTGCGCGAGGCGCACAAGCGCGGCATCCGCGTCCTCATCGAACTGGTCATGAACCATACCTCCGAGCAGCACGCGTGGTTCCAGAAGGCGCGCGCGTCGGCCAAGGCCGCGGAAAGGGATTATTACGTCTGGACGGACGACCCTAAAAAATTCAAAGAGGCGCGCATTATTTTCACGGACACGGAGTCGTCCAATTGGAGCTGGGACGAAAAAGCCAAGAAATATTACTGGCACCGTTTTTTCAGCCATCAGCCCGATCTTAATTTCGATCACGCGGCCGTGCGGCGGGCCATGTTCCAGGTGCTGACCTTCTGGATGAAAACCGGCGTCGACGGGTTCCGCCTGGACGCCGTGCCCTACCTTTTCGAAAGGGAAGGCACGAATTGCGAAAACCTGCAGGAGACCCACGCTTACCTGAAAGCGGTTCGCGCGAAGATGGACAAAGATTTCCCAGGGCGCGTCCTGCTGGCCGAGGCCAACCAGTGGCCGGCCGACGTGCGCCCGTATTTCGGCGGCGGCGACGAATGCCACATGGCCTTTCATTTCCCGCTGATGCCGCGCCTTTTCATGGCCATCCGCAAAGAGGACCGGACGCCGGTCGTGGACATCATCAAACAGACACCGGAGATTCCCGAAAACTGCCAGTGGGCGATCTTCCTCCGCAATCACGACGAGCTCACGCTGGAAATGGTCACGCACGAAGAGCGCGACTACATGTACAAGGAATATGCGACCGATCCCAAGGCGAAACTCAATCTGGGCATCCGCCGGCGCCTGGCGCCGCTCATGAACAACGGGCGCAGGCAGCTGGAACTCCTCAACAGCATCCTCTTCAGCTTTCCGGGAACGCCTGTCGTTTATTACGGGGACGAGATCGGCATGGGCGACAACATCTACCTCGGCGACCGCAACGGCGTGCGCACGCCCATGCAGTGGTCCGGGGAACGCAACGGAGGGTTTTCGTCGGCCGACGCGGCGCGGCTGTACGCGCCGCTCATCGTGGACCCGGTATACGGTTACCAGGCCGTGAACATGGAGGCGCAGAAAAGGACTTCGACGTCGTACCTGAGCTGGATGAAAAGGCTCATCAACGTCCGCAAAAAGCACAAGGCGTTTAGCCGCGGCGGCATGGAATTCCTGGACTCGAAGAACACGAAGATCCTGGCCTACGTCCGCGCTTACGGCGACGAGATCCTTCTCATCGTGAACAACCTCTCGAGGTTCGTGCAGCCGGTCGAATTGAATCTGGCGCGCTACAAAGACCACGTTCCCGTGGAGCTGATGGGCAACGTGAGCTTTCCGCCCATCGGTGAATTGCCTTATTTTCTGACCTTTGCCCCGCATGGATTTTACTGGTTCCGCCTCGTGCCTCCGGGCGCCGCAGCGTGA
- a CDS encoding DUF1579 family protein: MKRGTKILAFAAVLAIMLAGSGRAQDPAPAQTEESRMPGPQHKILAAFEGNWNNTVLFWPDASVTEPYQSKGKNTNYWVLGGRFLYQESRGAPIQGNEDKLESIGITGYDSAAAAYVSTRMDNRGTGMKISTGTYDATRRTIYETGTINLPEGKKADFRAEWHSVDSDRYTYELFLKGPDGKEYPSLQIVYDKQPVNP; the protein is encoded by the coding sequence ATGAAACGCGGGACAAAAATTTTGGCGTTCGCGGCGGTGCTTGCGATAATGCTGGCCGGCAGCGGCCGGGCGCAGGATCCGGCGCCGGCCCAGACCGAGGAGTCGCGCATGCCCGGCCCGCAGCACAAGATCCTCGCGGCTTTCGAAGGCAACTGGAACAACACGGTCCTTTTCTGGCCGGATGCGTCCGTCACCGAGCCGTATCAATCCAAAGGCAAGAACACGAATTACTGGGTCCTGGGCGGCCGCTTCCTTTATCAGGAGTCGCGCGGCGCGCCGATCCAGGGAAACGAAGACAAGCTGGAAAGCATCGGCATCACGGGCTACGATTCCGCCGCGGCCGCGTACGTTTCCACGCGCATGGACAACCGCGGCACGGGCATGAAGATTTCCACCGGCACCTATGACGCGACCCGGCGCACGATCTACGAAACCGGGACGATCAACCTGCCCGAGGGGAAGAAAGCGGATTTCCGCGCCGAGTGGCACAGCGTGGACTCAGACCGCTACACGTACGAGTTGTTCCTCAAAGGCCCGGACGGAAAGGAATACCCGTCGCTGCAAATCGTCTATGACAAGCAGCCGGTAAACCCATGA
- a CDS encoding DNA starvation/stationary phase protection protein, with protein MKPDIGLQGKNREGSVEILNKLLADEYVLYTKTRNYHWNVVGPDFSELHKFFEAQYEELDEIIDETAERARALGGLAFGTLKEFLKATRLSEAPGEQPSAKTMIDNLLKDHEAVIQQLRGDVQTTGEKYGDMGTQDFLTGLMEQHEKMAWMLRSYLE; from the coding sequence ATGAAGCCCGACATCGGATTGCAGGGAAAAAACAGGGAAGGATCGGTCGAGATTCTGAACAAATTGCTGGCGGACGAATACGTCCTTTATACCAAGACCCGCAATTATCATTGGAACGTGGTGGGCCCCGACTTCAGCGAGCTTCACAAATTTTTCGAGGCGCAGTACGAAGAGCTCGACGAGATCATCGACGAGACCGCGGAAAGGGCGCGCGCGCTGGGGGGGCTTGCGTTCGGGACGCTGAAAGAATTCCTGAAGGCGACGCGGCTTTCCGAAGCGCCGGGGGAGCAGCCTTCGGCCAAGACCATGATCGACAATCTTCTCAAAGACCACGAGGCCGTCATCCAGCAGCTCCGCGGCGATGTCCAGACCACCGGGGAAAAATACGGGGACATGGGCACGCAGGATTTCCTGACCGGCCTCATGGAGCAGCACGAAAAAATGGCCTGGATGCTGCGTTCTTACCTGGAATAA
- a CDS encoding trehalose-6-phosphate synthase, protein MWTKETLQNTFKERMSDYRLVIASNRQPYHHTLKAGKIVCQREPGGLVTALDPVMQAVNGTWVAVGTSEQDLRTVGPDGKVKMPPEDPSYFLQRIFLSKEERDQYYYGYSNQGLWPLCHIAYNRPIFLEQDWRAYQKVNRLFADRILEEVGDQKAFVWLQDFHLALAAKYLREAGKPNLVISLFWHIPWPNAEVFSICPQKKEILEGFLACDLVGFQVKYHSDNFMATVDRELESRIDREKNSVIYQNHETLVRPFPISVDFDTISSRAESAPFLKRAEEIRDEHALQGMKLIVGVDRIDYTKGIPEKLRAYDRFLEKYPEFKQKVVFFQLGQISRLHIPRYKQLNDEINALVEGINWKHGQDAWTPVIFTRAYMPYSDILALYRMADVCLVGSLHDGMNLVAKEFVACRSDMKGVLALSQFTGAARELTEALLMNPFDPESLADTLCQALQMSAEEQEKRMRKMRETVSYSNIFRWAGKVLSQLLKFEFQEA, encoded by the coding sequence ATGTGGACTAAGGAAACGCTTCAGAATACGTTCAAGGAACGGATGTCGGACTACCGGCTGGTCATCGCCTCCAACCGCCAGCCGTATCATCATACGCTCAAGGCCGGCAAGATCGTGTGCCAGCGTGAGCCCGGAGGCCTTGTCACCGCTCTCGACCCGGTTATGCAGGCGGTCAACGGCACCTGGGTGGCCGTGGGCACGAGCGAGCAGGACCTGCGCACCGTGGGGCCGGACGGCAAGGTCAAGATGCCGCCCGAAGATCCGTCCTATTTTTTACAGCGCATCTTCCTGTCGAAAGAAGAGCGCGACCAGTACTATTACGGTTACTCAAACCAGGGCCTGTGGCCGCTTTGCCACATCGCTTACAACCGCCCGATTTTTCTCGAACAGGACTGGCGCGCGTACCAGAAGGTCAACCGCCTTTTCGCCGACCGCATCCTCGAAGAAGTGGGGGACCAGAAGGCCTTTGTCTGGCTGCAGGATTTTCATCTGGCGCTGGCCGCCAAATACCTGCGCGAAGCCGGAAAGCCGAACCTGGTCATCTCTCTTTTCTGGCACATCCCGTGGCCGAACGCGGAAGTCTTCAGCATCTGCCCGCAGAAAAAAGAAATCCTGGAAGGGTTTCTCGCCTGCGACCTGGTGGGCTTCCAGGTCAAATACCACAGCGACAACTTCATGGCGACGGTGGACCGCGAACTGGAAAGCCGCATCGACCGGGAAAAAAATTCGGTCATCTACCAGAACCACGAGACGCTGGTGCGGCCGTTTCCGATCTCGGTTGATTTCGACACGATCTCCAGCCGCGCCGAGTCCGCGCCTTTCCTGAAGCGCGCGGAAGAAATCCGCGACGAACATGCCCTCCAGGGCATGAAACTCATCGTGGGCGTGGACCGCATCGATTACACCAAAGGCATTCCCGAAAAGCTGCGGGCCTACGACCGCTTCCTGGAAAAATATCCCGAGTTCAAACAGAAGGTCGTCTTTTTCCAGCTCGGGCAGATCAGCCGCCTTCACATCCCGCGCTATAAGCAGTTGAACGACGAGATCAACGCGCTCGTCGAAGGCATCAACTGGAAGCACGGCCAGGACGCCTGGACCCCGGTCATCTTCACGCGCGCCTACATGCCGTATTCGGATATCCTCGCGCTTTACCGCATGGCGGACGTCTGCCTGGTCGGCTCGCTGCACGATGGCATGAACCTGGTCGCGAAAGAATTCGTGGCCTGCCGCTCCGACATGAAAGGCGTGCTCGCGCTTTCGCAGTTCACCGGCGCGGCGCGCGAGTTGACCGAGGCGCTGCTCATGAATCCCTTCGATCCCGAGTCCCTCGCGGACACGCTTTGCCAGGCGCTTCAGATGAGCGCCGAAGAGCAGGAAAAAAGGATGCGCAAGATGCGCGAGACCGTGTCGTACTCCAACATTTTCCGCTGGGCGGGAAAGGTCCTGTCCCAGCTCTTGAAATTCGAATTCCAGGAGGCGTGA
- a CDS encoding outer membrane beta-barrel protein codes for MKTLRTRSFSVTLLRLFLAVIFCAGLVLPAHFAAAQETKAGTILDRIDDFMNEGPIARIKSQLQRNYGLMINPYFKTGFEYTSNVFKIPRGPRTQDELWTFSPGFNATHTSKYGEIGLNYEAQLRYFTRQEKQNQQDQSFGVYANLFPADGFNLKLSEELVQQGSTAGAPGVEPLDSSDNTVRASLIYDVDENLTGELGYKNFSRHYAGDTFESFSYYENEYFVEGQYKVAENHTVIAGYHLGTIDYIETSSRNAIYHQFPVGMRGMLPYGVEYDATVAAYVRNQEASARNDFFWFTGSIDLKKKITEKTSVGAGFIRRPVESTYDNAEVSDDKTFYANLTHRFTPRVRGRFDISHTNRDFENSATIGGVTVKRDDDLFALGVGLDYALRKWMIVNVDYRVERRDSNLSTFDYTENRLLVGATVPL; via the coding sequence ATGAAAACACTCCGCACCCGTTCTTTTTCGGTCACGCTTTTACGGCTTTTCCTCGCGGTTATTTTTTGCGCCGGCCTCGTGCTTCCCGCGCATTTCGCCGCGGCGCAGGAAACGAAGGCAGGAACGATCCTCGACCGCATCGATGATTTCATGAACGAAGGCCCCATCGCGCGCATCAAGTCGCAGCTGCAGAGAAATTACGGGCTCATGATCAACCCGTATTTCAAAACCGGCTTCGAGTACACGAGCAATGTGTTCAAGATCCCGCGCGGGCCGCGCACGCAGGACGAGCTGTGGACCTTCTCCCCCGGCTTCAATGCGACGCATACCAGCAAGTACGGGGAAATCGGGCTCAATTACGAAGCCCAGCTCCGCTACTTCACGCGCCAGGAAAAGCAGAACCAGCAGGACCAGTCTTTCGGCGTCTACGCCAACCTGTTTCCGGCGGACGGGTTCAACCTCAAACTGTCGGAAGAACTGGTGCAGCAGGGTAGCACGGCCGGCGCTCCCGGGGTGGAACCGCTGGATTCTTCGGACAACACGGTGCGCGCGAGCCTGATCTACGACGTGGATGAAAATCTCACGGGCGAGCTCGGGTATAAAAACTTTTCGCGCCACTACGCCGGGGACACCTTCGAGTCCTTCAGCTACTACGAAAACGAATATTTCGTGGAAGGACAGTACAAGGTCGCGGAAAACCACACGGTGATCGCGGGCTATCATCTCGGCACGATCGATTACATCGAGACGTCCAGCCGCAACGCGATTTACCACCAGTTCCCGGTCGGCATGCGCGGCATGCTTCCTTACGGCGTCGAGTACGACGCCACGGTCGCGGCCTACGTCCGCAACCAGGAAGCCTCCGCCCGCAACGATTTCTTCTGGTTCACCGGCTCGATCGACCTGAAGAAAAAAATCACGGAGAAGACGTCCGTCGGCGCGGGCTTCATCCGCCGGCCCGTCGAGTCGACCTACGACAACGCGGAAGTTTCCGACGACAAGACGTTTTACGCCAACCTCACGCACCGGTTTACGCCGCGCGTGCGCGGGCGCTTCGACATCTCGCACACCAACCGCGATTTCGAGAACAGCGCCACGATCGGAGGCGTGACCGTGAAACGCGACGACGATCTTTTCGCGCTCGGCGTGGGCCTGGATTACGCGCTGCGCAAATGGATGATCGTGAACGTCGATTACCGTGTCGAACGCCGCGATTCCAACCTGTCGACATTCGACTACACGGAAAACCGGCTCCTGGTCGGCGCGACGGTTCCGCTCTAG
- a CDS encoding DUF5329 family protein: MKKSTSLILFLFALCPLLYAGEKAPYLDPAPSPASVEEYQKKHPRLSQSEMEKIYYLLERMTESSCEFERNGELYRGQDASRFLRMKMMTPPWRGSYKTAEEFIAKVASRSSTTGKPYHVTCGGESRLLTDVLTREREFISSPPAASS; encoded by the coding sequence ATGAAAAAATCAACCAGCCTCATTCTTTTTTTGTTCGCGCTGTGCCCGCTGCTTTACGCGGGGGAAAAGGCGCCGTATCTTGACCCAGCCCCGAGCCCGGCATCCGTCGAGGAATACCAGAAAAAGCATCCAAGGCTCAGCCAGAGTGAAATGGAAAAAATCTATTACCTCCTGGAAAGGATGACGGAGTCGTCGTGCGAATTCGAGAGGAACGGAGAGCTCTATCGCGGACAGGACGCGTCGCGGTTTCTCCGCATGAAAATGATGACGCCGCCATGGCGCGGATCTTATAAGACAGCCGAAGAGTTCATTGCCAAAGTGGCCTCGAGGTCTTCAACGACCGGCAAGCCTTACCACGTTACCTGCGGCGGAGAGTCCCGCCTTTTGACGGACGTGCTGACGCGGGAAAGGGAATTTATTTCTTCGCCGCCGGCCGCCTCTTCCTGA
- a CDS encoding glutathione S-transferase family protein codes for MKNNLTLVIGNKNYSSWSLRPWLALKQAKAPFREVRIPIHQKGSGKKIDSYSKAGRVPILFDGKVKVWESLAICEYAAEKFPQARLWPADPASRAEARAVANEMHAGFVNLRRHMPMNCRASIPLKKLPAPVQADVNRVTSIWKECRNRYGKKGPFLFGAFTAADAMYAPICLRFRTYGVKLDPVSRAYAESVLSLPAVREWVAAARREKEIIPDLEVKPS; via the coding sequence ATGAAAAACAACCTGACGCTTGTGATCGGAAACAAAAATTATTCGTCGTGGTCGCTGCGCCCCTGGCTGGCGTTGAAGCAGGCCAAAGCCCCATTCCGCGAGGTCAGGATCCCGATCCATCAAAAAGGTTCGGGAAAAAAGATCGACAGCTATTCCAAGGCGGGCCGTGTGCCCATCCTTTTCGACGGCAAGGTCAAGGTCTGGGAATCGCTGGCTATCTGCGAGTATGCCGCGGAAAAATTCCCGCAGGCCCGGCTTTGGCCGGCGGACCCGGCGTCCCGCGCGGAAGCGCGCGCCGTCGCCAACGAGATGCACGCGGGCTTCGTGAACCTGCGCCGGCACATGCCCATGAATTGCCGCGCATCTATCCCTTTGAAGAAGCTTCCCGCGCCGGTCCAGGCGGACGTTAACCGCGTGACCTCGATCTGGAAAGAATGCCGCAATCGTTACGGCAAAAAAGGCCCGTTTCTGTTCGGGGCCTTTACCGCGGCGGACGCCATGTACGCGCCCATTTGCCTGCGCTTCAGGACTTACGGCGTGAAACTCGATCCCGTGTCGCGGGCTTATGCCGAGAGCGTGCTTTCCCTTCCCGCGGTGCGAGAATGGGTGGCGGCCGCGCGCAGGGAAAAAGAAATCATTCCGGATCTGGAAGTCAAACCGTCGTAA
- a CDS encoding RluA family pseudouridine synthase: MTLAPSASVTSCPVLYDAHGLLAVDKPEGVLSHPNPGTAKARSAFEGAYDFEERSFETSRGKIWLIHRLDQDTSGVLLAAREKSAARACRELFETGEVRKIYDALVAGKVLPGQGRWNDKIGVAKQKGRVRSRVLGGPPNAKLKYRVMRFFPRHALSLLEIELITGKTHQVRVQAAARRWPVAGDEIYGHFELNKKLRSQVGLRRLFLHAKGLELKLPGTGSVRIESPLPEKLRGVLDVLS, encoded by the coding sequence ATGACGCTTGCTCCATCCGCTTCGGTGACCTCCTGCCCCGTGCTTTACGACGCTCACGGACTCCTGGCCGTCGACAAGCCCGAAGGCGTGCTTTCGCATCCGAATCCGGGCACCGCCAAAGCGCGTTCCGCGTTCGAGGGCGCGTATGATTTCGAAGAGCGCTCTTTCGAAACGTCGCGCGGGAAGATCTGGCTGATCCACCGCCTGGACCAGGATACGTCCGGCGTGCTTCTGGCCGCCCGCGAGAAATCCGCGGCGCGCGCCTGCCGCGAGCTTTTCGAAACGGGCGAGGTCCGGAAAATTTACGACGCACTTGTCGCGGGCAAAGTCCTGCCGGGCCAGGGGCGCTGGAACGACAAGATCGGCGTCGCGAAACAAAAAGGCCGCGTGCGTTCGCGCGTTCTCGGAGGCCCGCCGAACGCGAAGCTCAAATACCGCGTGATGCGTTTTTTTCCGCGGCACGCGCTTTCGCTTCTGGAGATCGAGCTGATCACGGGAAAGACGCACCAGGTCCGCGTCCAGGCCGCGGCCCGCCGCTGGCCTGTCGCGGGAGACGAAATTTACGGCCATTTCGAGCTAAACAAAAAACTCCGCAGCCAGGTCGGACTGCGGCGCCTTTTCCTCCACGCGAAAGGCCTCGAACTCAAGCTTCCCGGCACCGGAAGCGTGCGCATCGAGTCGCCGCTGCCGGAAAAGCTGCGCGGCGTGCTGGACGTTTTGAGCTAA